The following coding sequences lie in one Balneola vulgaris DSM 17893 genomic window:
- a CDS encoding PAS domain S-box protein, whose translation MKNQIWVKDGTKDAFFIIEKRSFVIIEASAGALNLYGQPETYFENKSLEDLSFECDKSIICADGDPYASRIIRRHKAANNEEFLTYLSLDAACDESDKIRCSITPIHATNQVDHHELRNSDLISQHLYKSELGIIHWQRNLKLSEWSDQMVAISGLKADDVLGSSIFDLNFVGSEKINEVKKTLFCYLEKEYEKFHIETFLAQKDSVQKRVKLNFSVVWDDNRCIESIMCFVEDKTDAYQKDLRIKESELRYRTLFDSSTEGVLIYKDGHFFDCNERATQLFGCSKDEIVGQSPVFFSPEFQKNGERSDKMAMNYIQKAIETGQQTFEWSHSKLDGTVIDTEVSLVAINIEGQTYIQSIIKDLTSRNDRETRIRKSEKLFRSLFENSSNAIVMVDDTNKVEMINSSFKKLFGYDETEIIGEDIDAVIVPDDEYEEAPKMPALGMSQIKLTKEVVRLNKFGERKHLILSAIPVYLNEKPFKGYGIYIDITDLKEKERTLKQSLYEKQLLLGEIHHRVKNNLALVTSLIQLQSYEVKDAQLIEILSNCEGRIRSIATVHELLYKSESFSHIPSVECIHKIVKQIQQMDDKADITTDVEELQININQAITLGLLLNEILVDAINRRSQIYPQIHLVLKRDGDQIMISIKYGECAPVNELRTEESKKFNSTLINTLLQQLEAEQQPQLDGYGGQIIRFRMSDEKGSASYSL comes from the coding sequence TTGAAAAATCAGATTTGGGTAAAAGACGGCACTAAAGATGCCTTTTTTATAATTGAAAAACGCTCATTTGTCATTATAGAAGCAAGTGCAGGTGCGTTAAATCTATATGGGCAGCCAGAAACTTATTTTGAAAATAAATCACTTGAAGATTTAAGTTTTGAGTGTGACAAGAGTATTATTTGTGCAGATGGAGACCCTTACGCGAGTAGAATAATTAGAAGGCATAAAGCAGCAAATAATGAAGAGTTTCTTACCTATTTGTCTTTAGATGCGGCATGTGATGAGTCAGATAAAATAAGATGCAGTATTACACCTATCCATGCAACTAACCAAGTTGATCATCACGAGCTTCGTAACAGCGATTTAATATCTCAACATTTATACAAATCTGAGTTAGGTATTATTCATTGGCAACGGAATTTGAAATTATCTGAATGGTCAGATCAAATGGTAGCCATTTCGGGATTAAAGGCTGATGACGTATTAGGCTCTTCGATTTTTGACCTCAACTTTGTGGGTTCTGAAAAGATTAATGAGGTAAAAAAGACTCTATTCTGCTATCTAGAAAAAGAGTATGAAAAATTTCACATCGAAACATTTTTAGCACAAAAAGACTCGGTTCAAAAGAGAGTAAAACTGAACTTTAGTGTGGTTTGGGATGATAATAGGTGTATAGAATCCATCATGTGTTTTGTGGAGGATAAAACCGATGCCTACCAAAAAGATCTTCGCATAAAAGAAAGTGAATTACGCTATAGAACTTTGTTCGACTCTTCCACAGAGGGAGTGCTTATTTATAAAGATGGCCATTTTTTTGATTGTAATGAGCGAGCGACACAGTTATTTGGTTGTTCAAAGGATGAAATAGTCGGTCAATCACCGGTGTTTTTTTCTCCTGAGTTTCAGAAAAATGGAGAAAGATCGGATAAGATGGCTATGAATTATATTCAAAAAGCCATTGAAACAGGTCAACAAACCTTCGAATGGAGCCATTCTAAACTTGATGGTACAGTTATAGATACGGAAGTGAGTTTAGTAGCTATAAATATTGAAGGGCAAACATACATTCAATCTATCATCAAGGATCTAACCAGCCGCAATGATAGAGAAACGCGCATCAGAAAAAGTGAGAAGCTATTTAGGAGTTTATTCGAGAATTCTTCGAATGCCATAGTAATGGTAGACGATACCAATAAGGTGGAGATGATAAACTCTAGTTTTAAGAAGCTGTTTGGTTACGATGAAACCGAAATCATTGGCGAAGATATTGATGCAGTTATAGTGCCAGATGATGAATATGAAGAAGCACCTAAAATGCCAGCTTTAGGAATGAGCCAAATTAAGCTCACAAAGGAAGTAGTTAGGTTGAATAAATTCGGTGAACGTAAACATCTGATACTGTCAGCTATTCCAGTGTATCTAAATGAAAAGCCATTTAAAGGGTATGGAATTTATATTGATATCACAGATCTAAAAGAGAAAGAGCGTACACTAAAACAATCGCTCTATGAAAAGCAGCTGTTGTTGGGTGAAATTCACCATCGTGTAAAAAACAATTTAGCCCTGGTTACTAGCTTGATTCAGTTGCAATCATATGAAGTGAAGGATGCACAGTTAATCGAAATTTTATCGAACTGTGAAGGTAGAATTCGGTCGATTGCCACCGTACATGAGTTGTTATATAAAAGTGAAAGTTTTTCGCATATACCCTCGGTTGAGTGCATCCATAAAATTGTGAAACAGATTCAGCAAATGGATGATAAAGCGGATATCACAACAGATGTTGAAGAACTTCAGATCAACATTAATCAAGCTATTACCTTAGGCTTGTTACTGAATGAAATACTTGTGGATGCAATCAACAGAAGGTCACAGATTTATCCGCAAATCCATTTAGTATTGAAAAGAGATGGAGATCAAATAATGATTTCTATTAAATATGGTGAATGTGCACCGGTAAATGAGCTTCGAACAGAAGAGAGTAAAAAGTTCAATTCCACACTGATAAATACACTACTTCAGCAGTTAGAAGCCGAACAACAACCACAACTGGATGGATATGGTGGGCAGATTATCCGTTTTAGAATGTCGGATGAAAAAGGGTCAGCAAGTTATAGCTTATAA
- a CDS encoding cob(I)yrinic acid a,c-diamide adenosyltransferase: protein MKIYTKKGDSGETSLFGGQRVSKSSDRIAAYGTVDELNSVLGLTLSYEVHTTTRELLEKVQIQLFVLGADLATPPSREVRIDRIGDEEIIFLEKAIDQMETELPPLKSFILPGGSQAGATLHIARTVCRRAERISVDCAKEDSISEFVVRYLNRLSDFLFVLARYENKQSGNQETPWLPEKSK from the coding sequence ATGAAGATTTATACTAAAAAAGGCGATTCTGGAGAAACCTCACTATTTGGAGGTCAGCGTGTTTCCAAAAGCTCTGACCGAATCGCTGCTTATGGCACGGTAGATGAACTCAATTCCGTACTTGGATTAACGTTAAGCTACGAAGTTCACACCACCACTAGAGAGTTACTTGAAAAGGTTCAGATTCAATTGTTTGTACTAGGTGCCGATTTAGCCACCCCTCCTTCACGTGAAGTGAGAATTGACCGAATTGGGGATGAAGAAATAATTTTTCTAGAAAAAGCCATCGACCAAATGGAGACAGAATTACCTCCATTAAAGAGTTTTATCTTACCGGGAGGCTCACAAGCTGGTGCAACCTTACACATTGCCAGAACGGTTTGTAGAAGGGCTGAACGTATCAGTGTTGATTGCGCTAAAGAAGATTCCATCTCTGAATTTGTGGTACGATATCTAAATCGATTATCTGATTTTCTCTTTGTACTCGCTCGATATGAAAACAAACAGAGTGGCAATCAAGAAACCCCTTGGCTCCCTGAAAAAAGTAAATAG
- the glmM gene encoding phosphoglucosamine mutase, producing the protein MALMISVSGIRGIFGTDLTPENLARFTAAYGTWLKGGTVVLGRDSRVTGELCEHIVASTLASVGCNVIKAGIVPTPTVAMGVLRHKADGGIIISASHNPAEWNALKLLNNTSEFMDAEQGKAMIEIAEKGEFSYKKYDEIGTITEDNDLLDYHISKILELPFINADTIKAANLSVAVDAVNGAGSDAVPLLLDKLGVSQTHKIHCTPNGLFPHNPEPLPEHLTEICDLVKSSGADIGVVTDPDADRLALVDNNGKLFGEEYTQASVFDFILSKNAGSTATNLSSSRVADDIAEKHGQKCHRSAVGEINVVKKMQEYDAVVGGEGSGGVIVPALHHGRDALVGIACVLQQLAEFDGSSSDYRATLPNYYMSKSKIQLAELGKNADDVLTMVNNHYSELNPNTVDGVKVDFEEGWVHLRKSNTEPIIRIYSEGTSPEAAQAFAQKVKELVAN; encoded by the coding sequence ATGGCATTAATGATTTCTGTCTCAGGTATTAGAGGCATTTTTGGCACAGACTTAACCCCAGAAAATTTAGCTCGCTTTACAGCAGCATATGGCACTTGGTTAAAAGGTGGTACGGTTGTTTTAGGAAGAGACTCGAGAGTAACTGGTGAGCTATGCGAGCATATTGTTGCTTCAACTCTAGCCAGTGTTGGCTGTAATGTAATCAAAGCTGGTATTGTACCTACTCCAACGGTTGCAATGGGGGTACTTCGCCACAAAGCGGACGGAGGCATCATTATCTCTGCAAGCCATAATCCAGCAGAGTGGAACGCGCTTAAGTTACTGAATAATACCAGTGAGTTCATGGATGCCGAACAAGGTAAGGCAATGATAGAAATCGCTGAAAAAGGCGAATTTTCTTACAAGAAGTATGATGAAATAGGCACTATAACCGAAGATAACGACCTCTTAGACTATCACATCTCAAAAATTCTTGAGCTTCCTTTTATTAACGCAGACACTATTAAAGCAGCTAATTTATCTGTAGCCGTTGATGCTGTAAATGGAGCCGGTTCGGATGCTGTTCCCCTATTGTTGGATAAACTTGGTGTTAGCCAAACACACAAAATTCATTGCACGCCCAATGGACTTTTCCCTCATAATCCAGAGCCACTTCCAGAACATCTCACAGAAATATGTGACCTGGTAAAATCTTCAGGAGCTGATATTGGTGTTGTTACAGATCCAGATGCTGATCGATTAGCACTTGTAGATAATAACGGAAAACTATTCGGTGAAGAATATACTCAAGCTTCGGTATTCGACTTCATTCTTAGCAAAAATGCGGGGAGTACCGCCACTAACCTTTCATCATCTAGAGTCGCCGATGATATCGCAGAAAAGCATGGACAAAAATGTCATCGTTCTGCTGTTGGCGAAATCAATGTGGTAAAGAAAATGCAAGAATACGATGCTGTTGTAGGTGGTGAAGGCAGCGGTGGCGTAATTGTACCGGCACTACATCATGGTAGAGATGCCTTGGTAGGAATTGCATGTGTACTTCAACAACTGGCTGAGTTTGATGGCTCCTCTTCTGACTACAGAGCCACTCTCCCGAACTACTATATGAGTAAAAGTAAGATCCAATTAGCTGAATTGGGTAAAAATGCAGATGATGTACTCACGATGGTGAACAACCATTATTCAGAATTAAATCCCAATACTGTAGATGGGGTTAAAGTAGATTTCGAAGAAGGATGGGTTCACTTACGTAAATCAAACACAGAACCTATAATCCGAATTTATAGCGAAGGCACATCGCCAGAAGCCGCCCAAGCTTTTGCACAAAAGGTAAAAGAGCTTGTAGCAAACTAG
- a CDS encoding YicC/YloC family endoribonuclease has product MIISMTGFGRGEAVENGISATVEIKSLNSRYMDLSIRLPQRLQDKELTLKELIQSMIYRGKLNVSVHVSEVDSGEPHIEVDEVKVKAYARLLRQVQSAADIEGDLSIRNITSFNDVFITKEDDEEILAQKWVVVQKAAKQALENLIAMRTREGSQLKKDLLERIEAIELNLNEVEKVSDGRVDEVRNKLRDRIQQLLDDENFDRDRLETEIAVIADKMDITEEIVRMRAHLKFFIEAIEQPEPSGRRLNFLTQEMNRELNTIGSKANDSGIAHHIVRSKETLEQIREQVQNVE; this is encoded by the coding sequence ATGATTATTTCAATGACGGGGTTTGGACGGGGTGAAGCCGTAGAAAACGGCATTTCAGCAACCGTAGAGATCAAATCACTCAATAGTAGGTACATGGATCTTTCCATTCGTCTACCTCAACGACTTCAAGATAAAGAGCTCACTTTAAAAGAGCTTATTCAGTCCATGATATATCGTGGCAAGCTGAATGTTTCTGTACACGTGTCGGAAGTTGATTCGGGTGAGCCTCACATTGAAGTAGATGAAGTAAAAGTAAAAGCCTATGCTCGTTTGCTACGCCAGGTTCAAAGCGCAGCCGATATTGAAGGCGATTTAAGTATCAGAAACATCACGAGTTTTAATGATGTTTTCATCACTAAAGAAGATGATGAAGAAATTTTAGCCCAAAAATGGGTTGTGGTTCAAAAAGCTGCAAAACAAGCGCTTGAGAATTTAATAGCGATGCGCACTCGAGAAGGAAGTCAATTGAAAAAAGACTTACTCGAACGCATTGAAGCCATAGAGTTAAACCTCAACGAAGTTGAAAAGGTAAGTGATGGCCGAGTTGATGAGGTACGGAATAAACTCAGAGATCGTATTCAGCAGTTGCTGGATGATGAAAACTTTGACCGCGATCGGTTAGAAACGGAAATCGCCGTGATTGCTGATAAAATGGACATCACTGAAGAAATTGTTCGAATGCGAGCACATTTAAAATTCTTTATTGAAGCCATTGAACAGCCAGAGCCATCAGGACGTCGCTTGAATTTCCTCACACAAGAAATGAACCGTGAACTCAACACCATTGGTTCTAAAGCCAACGATTCTGGTATTGCACATCACATCGTTCGATCGAAGGAAACATTAGAGCAAATTCGCGAGCAAGTTCAAAACGTAGAATAA
- a CDS encoding DinB family protein — MNPDTLCQLFARDFETLESEIMSYNNEHNLWIKESGINNSGGNLALHIAGNLSHFFGSVISKDGYERDRDFEFNGKTDRSELLMRIRAAKKSVCDTLDSMTDEELSKNYPIEPFGHEMTVEYFFMHLYAHMSYHLGQINYHRRLLDN, encoded by the coding sequence TTGAATCCCGATACACTCTGTCAATTATTCGCCCGTGATTTTGAGACCTTAGAATCTGAAATCATGAGTTATAACAACGAACATAATCTCTGGATCAAAGAATCAGGGATTAATAATAGCGGTGGAAACCTTGCCCTTCACATTGCAGGCAATCTATCTCATTTTTTTGGAAGCGTAATAAGCAAAGATGGATACGAGCGTGACAGAGATTTTGAGTTTAATGGCAAAACAGATCGGTCTGAATTACTGATGCGCATCAGAGCGGCCAAGAAATCTGTATGCGACACATTAGATAGCATGACAGATGAAGAACTTTCAAAAAACTATCCTATCGAACCCTTCGGACATGAAATGACCGTTGAATACTTCTTCATGCACCTGTACGCACATATGAGCTACCATTTAGGTCAAATAAATTACCATCGTCGGTTATTAGACAACTAA
- the gmk gene encoding guanylate kinase, whose translation MKKGKLIILVAPSGAGKSTIAHKLFKDFEQLKFSVSATTRKPRTGEVNGTHYHFLTPAEFEERIAEKDFLEWEEFYGGTRYGTLRSEVDKNLKSGYFVLLDVEVKGAVNIKELYGNECLGIFIKPPSMEVLKQRLIARGTENNESLALRLERAKEELTYSDRFDRVIINDDLEAAYAQVKRAVEEFMNSN comes from the coding sequence TTGAAAAAAGGAAAACTAATCATATTAGTAGCTCCAAGTGGAGCCGGTAAAAGCACCATTGCTCATAAACTTTTTAAAGACTTCGAGCAGCTTAAATTTTCAGTTTCAGCCACTACTAGAAAGCCTCGAACAGGCGAAGTAAATGGAACTCATTATCACTTTTTAACGCCTGCAGAATTTGAGGAACGAATAGCCGAAAAAGACTTCTTAGAGTGGGAAGAATTTTACGGTGGAACACGTTATGGAACCTTACGTTCAGAGGTTGATAAAAATCTAAAATCAGGCTATTTTGTTCTGCTTGACGTTGAAGTAAAAGGTGCCGTGAATATCAAAGAACTTTACGGTAATGAGTGCCTCGGCATCTTTATTAAACCACCTTCAATGGAAGTGCTAAAACAGCGTTTAATAGCCAGAGGCACTGAAAACAACGAATCTTTAGCCCTACGTTTAGAACGAGCTAAAGAAGAACTTACTTACTCCGATCGGTTCGATCGGGTCATTATTAATGATGATTTAGAGGCAGCCTACGCTCAAGTTAAGCGCGCTGTTGAAGAATTCATGAACTCAAATTAG
- a CDS encoding radical SAM protein, with protein sequence MLLKEQEIKENFHTRGKFKEVTVTGKGEDRAYVELHKLETLWFNTGTRCNLQCQNCYIESSPTNDELLYITTDEVQKYLDEIRDLALDTKKISFTGGEPFLNKDMLPILRLCLSRGFDVLVLSNAYRAIDKHFEELDELNKKYPGKLTLRISLDHYTAEMHESERGPKTFDRTLSTMAKLHKMGIALGVAGRSLANESIQTALQGYQSILDEYEVGIRVADGENIVIFPEMTTTQDVPEITTACWDILNVTPQQQMCATERMVVKRKGTDEPVVLPCTLIAYDEQFELGNSLKDSFQKVYLNHPYCAQFCVLGGASCSA encoded by the coding sequence ATGCTGTTAAAAGAACAAGAGATTAAAGAGAATTTTCACACACGTGGTAAATTCAAAGAAGTAACGGTTACTGGAAAAGGTGAAGACCGTGCTTATGTTGAACTACACAAATTAGAAACACTATGGTTTAACACTGGTACTCGTTGTAACCTACAATGCCAAAACTGTTATATCGAATCATCTCCTACTAATGATGAGCTGCTATACATCACAACAGATGAAGTACAAAAGTATCTTGATGAGATTCGTGATTTAGCTTTAGACACAAAAAAAATCTCTTTTACGGGCGGTGAGCCGTTCTTGAATAAAGATATGCTCCCGATTCTTAGACTTTGTTTATCTCGTGGCTTCGATGTTCTTGTGCTTTCGAATGCTTATCGCGCTATTGACAAGCATTTTGAAGAGTTAGATGAATTGAACAAGAAATACCCTGGCAAACTTACGCTTCGTATTTCCTTAGATCATTACACCGCTGAGATGCACGAAAGTGAACGTGGTCCGAAAACATTCGACCGAACCCTATCAACTATGGCAAAGCTACACAAAATGGGCATTGCTTTAGGTGTTGCTGGTCGTTCGTTAGCCAACGAATCTATTCAAACAGCACTTCAAGGCTACCAGAGCATACTGGATGAATACGAGGTGGGAATACGAGTTGCTGATGGCGAAAACATCGTGATCTTCCCTGAAATGACCACTACTCAAGACGTGCCCGAAATCACAACGGCTTGTTGGGATATTTTAAATGTAACTCCTCAACAACAAATGTGCGCTACTGAACGCATGGTAGTGAAGCGCAAGGGTACTGATGAACCAGTGGTATTGCCATGTACGCTCATTGCTTATGATGAGCAATTCGAATTAGGGAATAGCCTTAAAGATTCATTCCAAAAAGTATATCTAAACCACCCATATTGTGCACAGTTTTGTGTGTTAGGTGGTGCAAGCTGCTCCGCTTAA
- the coaBC gene encoding bifunctional phosphopantothenoylcysteine decarboxylase/phosphopantothenate--cysteine ligase CoaBC, producing the protein MLSGKRIILGVTGGIAAYKAVFLLREFQKAGAEVRVTMTPSATRFVGLDTFASLSGHEVAIDIFPEDSDSTDWTRHIYWGEWADLFVIAPCTANTLSKIAHGTADNMLTSTVLAARCPLLICPTMDGEMYESPSVTDNLKTVQEFGYHVLEPEAGFLASGLEGKGRLPEFDVILEKADEIIGSIEGPLAGKKVVVTAGPTREYIDPVRFISNPSSGKMGIAMAEAALRLGAATHLIHGPIHVPHPEGVTTESIISAEDLFKAIQNHQDADVIIMAAAVSDFTPSTTHQHKVKKDQGSSSIDLKRTQDILAWLGERKLEGQTLIGFAMETENLIDNATSKLKKKNIDWIVANSLSEAGAGFEVDTNVVHLISPSDSLQLKGSKLEVATAVLGHIFKK; encoded by the coding sequence ATGCTCTCCGGTAAACGCATCATCTTAGGTGTTACCGGCGGTATCGCAGCCTATAAGGCTGTTTTTTTACTAAGAGAATTTCAAAAAGCGGGTGCTGAAGTTAGAGTCACAATGACTCCTTCTGCCACTCGCTTTGTTGGTTTAGATACTTTTGCTTCCTTATCTGGCCATGAAGTTGCCATCGACATCTTCCCAGAAGATTCAGATTCCACCGACTGGACACGTCATATTTATTGGGGCGAATGGGCTGACCTGTTTGTTATTGCACCTTGTACCGCAAATACCCTATCAAAAATTGCACATGGCACAGCCGATAACATGCTAACAAGCACCGTGCTTGCTGCTCGTTGCCCTTTATTGATTTGTCCAACTATGGATGGTGAGATGTATGAATCCCCATCGGTAACGGATAACCTTAAAACCGTGCAAGAGTTCGGTTACCATGTGTTAGAACCTGAAGCTGGTTTTTTAGCAAGTGGATTAGAAGGAAAAGGTCGATTACCCGAATTTGATGTAATTCTAGAAAAAGCCGATGAAATCATTGGTTCGATTGAAGGTCCACTTGCAGGCAAAAAAGTGGTTGTAACTGCAGGTCCTACTAGGGAATACATCGACCCTGTACGATTCATATCCAACCCTAGCAGCGGCAAGATGGGTATTGCCATGGCAGAGGCCGCATTACGCTTAGGAGCGGCTACACACCTTATTCATGGACCTATTCACGTTCCTCATCCAGAAGGTGTTACTACAGAAAGCATTATAAGTGCGGAAGATTTATTTAAAGCTATTCAGAATCACCAAGACGCGGATGTTATCATCATGGCGGCCGCCGTTTCAGACTTCACTCCTTCTACAACGCATCAGCATAAAGTTAAAAAGGATCAAGGCTCTTCGTCCATCGATTTAAAGCGCACACAAGATATACTAGCTTGGCTAGGAGAGCGAAAGCTCGAAGGACAGACTCTGATTGGGTTTGCGATGGAAACTGAGAATTTGATTGATAATGCTACCAGCAAGCTCAAGAAAAAGAATATTGATTGGATCGTAGCTAATTCCCTCTCTGAAGCTGGTGCAGGCTTTGAAGTTGACACCAATGTAGTTCACTTAATCAGCCCTTCTGATAGCCTTCAACTCAAAGGTTCAAAACTAGAAGTTGCAACTGCTGTGTTAGGTCATATTTTCAAGAAATAG
- the rpoZ gene encoding DNA-directed RNA polymerase subunit omega, whose translation MPIRTIDIEELKKTTGNKYELLVIMAKRARQIAAQEKLELDEKLQYFEGFEDDDEFSFNEEQEQISKSFEKLPHAVQRAINEMEDGKTYFRRPEED comes from the coding sequence ATGCCAATAAGAACTATTGACATCGAAGAGCTTAAAAAGACTACCGGCAACAAATATGAGTTGCTAGTTATCATGGCAAAAAGAGCACGTCAAATCGCAGCTCAAGAAAAATTAGAGTTGGATGAAAAACTTCAATACTTCGAAGGTTTCGAAGATGACGATGAGTTTTCATTCAATGAAGAACAAGAGCAGATTTCAAAATCTTTTGAAAAACTTCCTCATGCTGTTCAGCGTGCCATTAATGAAATGGAAGATGGAAAAACTTATTTCCGCCGTCCAGAAGAGGACTAA
- a CDS encoding methyltransferase domain-containing protein — MKTDIHDQVSDYYGTTLKSSDDLRTSACCTDIEYPRHIKDILSQLHDETMIKYYGCGLTIPTHLKGLKVLDLGSGSGRDCFILSKLVGESGHVIGVDMTDAQLEVAKKHQDYHAKLFGFSNVEFLKGNIEELGELGIPEQSLDLIVSNCVINLATDKRAVLQGAYDLLKEGGEIYFSDVYADRRVPQELVDDPILYGECLSGALYWNDFLNISKEVGFLDPRAVSSNPIAVEDEELKEKVGNINFYSVTYRLMKLPKLESDCEDYGQAVRYKGSIEHQKDAFLLDDHHLFETGKIEPVCGNTYMMLHDTRFKDHFDFWGDFETHYGIFEGCGGSAPFNTDNSNSNDTAACC; from the coding sequence ATGAAAACGGATATTCACGACCAAGTCTCCGACTATTACGGAACTACACTAAAATCCTCCGATGACCTTCGCACGTCGGCCTGTTGCACAGACATCGAGTACCCCCGACATATAAAAGACATTCTTAGTCAGCTTCACGATGAAACTATGATTAAGTATTATGGGTGCGGGCTAACTATTCCAACTCATTTAAAAGGCCTTAAAGTACTCGACTTAGGTTCAGGCTCAGGGCGCGACTGTTTCATCCTTAGCAAATTAGTAGGCGAAAGTGGGCATGTTATTGGTGTTGATATGACCGACGCCCAATTAGAAGTGGCTAAGAAGCATCAGGATTATCACGCAAAGCTATTCGGATTTTCAAATGTTGAGTTTTTAAAGGGGAATATTGAAGAACTAGGTGAACTTGGAATCCCAGAGCAATCACTCGACCTCATTGTTTCTAATTGTGTAATTAACCTTGCCACCGATAAAAGGGCTGTACTTCAAGGCGCATATGACCTATTAAAAGAAGGCGGTGAAATATACTTTAGCGATGTATATGCTGATCGTAGAGTGCCTCAGGAATTAGTAGATGACCCAATTTTATATGGTGAATGCTTAAGTGGCGCACTGTACTGGAATGATTTTTTAAACATCTCAAAAGAAGTTGGGTTTCTTGACCCAAGAGCTGTTTCATCCAATCCTATAGCGGTTGAGGATGAAGAACTAAAAGAGAAAGTAGGCAACATCAATTTTTACTCGGTTACTTATCGTCTAATGAAGCTTCCTAAGCTCGAAAGCGATTGCGAAGATTATGGGCAAGCGGTGAGATATAAAGGCTCGATAGAGCATCAAAAAGATGCGTTTTTACTCGACGATCACCATTTATTTGAAACAGGTAAAATCGAACCCGTTTGTGGCAACACTTACATGATGTTGCACGATACTCGATTTAAAGATCACTTTGACTTCTGGGGTGATTTTGAGACCCATTACGGAATTTTTGAAGGATGCGGAGGAAGCGCACCTTTCAACACAGATAATTCAAACTCAAACGATACTGCTGCATGCTGTTAA
- the msrB gene encoding peptide-methionine (R)-S-oxide reductase MsrB — protein MLKWIDILNFARNGNPEPDQRVEKSETEWKQLLTDEQFAVTRQKGTERPFSSDVCSRFDPGIYACVCCNTLLFDANEKFESGTGWPSFTQPIKENAVAYLKDHTHGMVRVEIVCNTCNAHLGHIFPDGPQPSGLRYCANAVSLKKVEETV, from the coding sequence ATGCTGAAGTGGATAGATATTTTAAATTTTGCTCGAAATGGTAATCCGGAACCCGATCAAAGGGTTGAGAAATCGGAAACCGAATGGAAGCAACTATTAACCGATGAACAATTTGCTGTAACCCGCCAAAAAGGTACTGAACGTCCTTTTTCGAGTGATGTGTGCAGTCGTTTCGATCCCGGTATTTATGCCTGTGTTTGCTGCAACACACTACTCTTTGATGCCAACGAAAAATTCGAAAGTGGAACTGGTTGGCCATCTTTTACCCAACCTATAAAAGAAAATGCAGTCGCTTATCTTAAAGACCATACACATGGAATGGTTCGCGTGGAAATAGTTTGTAATACCTGTAATGCACATCTTGGACACATCTTTCCTGACGGACCACAACCAAGTGGTTTGCGATATTGTGCTAATGCCGTTAGTCTAAAAAAAGTGGAGGAAACAGTTTGA